In the Pseudomonas sp. DTU_2021_1001937_2_SI_NGA_ILE_001 genome, one interval contains:
- a CDS encoding MFS transporter, whose protein sequence is MPWATYFAVLASVLSVGLAVGVSMPLVSLRLESWGYGSFAIGVMAAMPAVGVLVGAGLASRLAARLGTPQLMRLCLWGGALSIGLLALLPAYPVWLVLRLLIGMILTIVFVLGESWINQLVIERLRGRLVALYGCTYALSQLSGPLLLSWIGTQADYGFWIGVALLISSPLLLLGRGGAPSTEACHVGFADLLGFCRGLPAIAWAVSLFAAFEAMILTLLPVYCLRQGFSSEVALMMVSTVVVGDALLQLPIGMLADRVSRRGLFGGCALLLLVSSLLVPVFIHTPLIWPLWVLFGASAGGLFTLSLILIGERFRDDALVRANAHVAQLWGIGCLVGPLIAGAGSQWLSGHAVPWLMAAGAFGLVMLLLRPGAFGTKAAA, encoded by the coding sequence ATGCCTTGGGCAACCTATTTCGCCGTGCTGGCCTCGGTGCTGAGCGTCGGCCTGGCGGTGGGCGTCAGCATGCCGCTGGTTTCGCTGCGCCTGGAGAGCTGGGGCTACGGCAGCTTCGCCATCGGCGTCATGGCGGCCATGCCGGCGGTGGGGGTGCTGGTGGGCGCCGGGCTGGCCAGCCGCCTCGCGGCGCGGCTGGGCACCCCGCAACTGATGCGCCTGTGCCTGTGGGGTGGTGCGCTGTCGATCGGCTTGCTGGCCCTGCTGCCGGCTTACCCGGTATGGCTGGTGCTGCGCCTGCTGATCGGCATGATCCTCACCATCGTCTTCGTGCTCGGGGAAAGCTGGATCAACCAGCTGGTGATCGAACGCCTGCGCGGTCGGCTGGTGGCCCTGTATGGCTGTACCTACGCCCTCAGCCAGCTCAGTGGCCCGCTGCTGCTGAGCTGGATCGGCACCCAGGCCGACTACGGCTTCTGGATCGGCGTGGCCTTGCTGATCAGCTCACCCTTGCTGCTGCTCGGGCGTGGTGGCGCGCCCAGCACCGAGGCCTGCCATGTGGGCTTCGCCGACCTGCTGGGCTTTTGCCGCGGGCTGCCGGCCATCGCCTGGGCGGTGTCGCTGTTCGCTGCGTTCGAGGCGATGATCCTCACCTTGCTGCCGGTTTATTGCCTGCGCCAGGGCTTCTCGTCGGAAGTGGCCTTGATGATGGTCAGTACCGTCGTGGTGGGCGATGCCTTGCTGCAGCTGCCCATCGGCATGCTCGCCGACCGGGTTTCCCGGCGCGGGCTGTTCGGTGGCTGTGCGCTGTTGCTGCTGGTGTCCAGCCTGCTGGTGCCGGTATTCATCCACACCCCGTTGATATGGCCATTGTGGGTGCTGTTCGGCGCCAGCGCCGGCGGCCTGTTCACCCTGTCGCTGATCCTCATCGGCGAACGCTTTCGCGACGACGCGCTGGTGCGTGCCAACGCTCACGTGGCGCAGCTGTGGGGTATCGGCTGCCTGGTCGGGCCGCTGATCGCCGGGGCTGGCAGCCAGTGGCTCAGCGGTCATGCCGTGCCCTGGCTGATGGCGGCCGGGGCGTTCGGCCTGGTGATGCTGTTGCTGCGCCCTGGCGCGTTTGGCACCAAGGCCGCCGCCTGA
- a CDS encoding phospholipase D family protein has translation MNRTWLLPFFLWVALGLGGCTHHPQNDEPSQALPAAQSSFGRSIQALAEPQAGRSGFRLLANSSEAFHARAELIRMARTSLDLQYYIVHDGLSTRALVDELLKAADRGVRIRILLDDTTSDGQDQAIATLAAHPQIQIRLFNPQALGRETGVTRSFGRLMNLSRQHRRMHNKLWLADNSVGIVGGRNLGDEYFDAEPNLNFTDVDLLAAGPVAEQLGHSFDQYWNSTLSKPIDSFMYFLPGHHDLSKARKRLSASLEQAHQQHKALYERLMAYQTRPQLHAWLRQLTWAYNQVLWDAPTKVLAQGEPDPHLLLTTQLAPELLRVHQELMLISAYFVPGQQGLVYLTGRADAGVAVSLLTNSLQATDVPAVHGGYAPYRKALLQHGVKLFELRRQPGDPSSNHDRSRLFAKPSLLTSGSDSSLHSKAMIFDRQKIFVGSFNFDPRSVLWNTEIGILVDSPKLAEQLRELTLEGMSPERSYEVRLQDGQLVWVTEDNGQIHTLDKEPGDWWRRFNAWISKAVGLEKML, from the coding sequence TTGAACAGAACATGGCTCCTGCCCTTCTTCCTCTGGGTGGCGCTCGGCCTGGGTGGCTGTACGCATCATCCGCAGAACGACGAGCCCAGCCAGGCACTGCCGGCCGCGCAGTCTTCGTTCGGGCGCTCGATCCAGGCGTTGGCCGAGCCGCAGGCCGGGCGCTCGGGCTTTCGTCTGCTAGCCAACAGCAGCGAGGCATTCCACGCTCGCGCCGAGCTGATCCGCATGGCGCGCACCAGCCTCGACCTGCAGTACTACATCGTCCATGACGGCCTTAGCACCCGCGCCCTGGTGGACGAACTGCTCAAGGCCGCCGACCGGGGCGTGCGCATCCGCATCCTGCTGGACGACACCACCAGCGACGGCCAGGACCAGGCCATCGCCACCCTGGCCGCGCATCCGCAGATCCAGATCCGCCTGTTCAACCCCCAGGCGCTGGGCCGCGAAACCGGCGTCACGCGCAGCTTCGGGCGGCTGATGAACCTGTCGCGCCAGCACCGGCGCATGCACAACAAGCTGTGGCTGGCCGACAACAGCGTCGGCATCGTCGGCGGCCGCAACCTGGGCGACGAATACTTCGACGCCGAGCCCAACCTGAACTTCACCGACGTCGACCTGCTGGCAGCAGGCCCGGTGGCCGAACAACTGGGGCACAGCTTCGACCAGTACTGGAACAGCACGCTGAGCAAGCCCATCGACAGCTTCATGTACTTCCTGCCCGGCCACCACGACCTGAGCAAGGCGCGCAAGCGCCTGAGCGCCTCGCTGGAACAGGCACACCAGCAGCACAAGGCGCTCTACGAACGATTGATGGCCTACCAGACCCGGCCCCAGCTGCATGCCTGGCTGCGGCAACTGACCTGGGCCTACAACCAGGTGCTGTGGGACGCACCGACCAAGGTGCTGGCCCAGGGCGAGCCTGACCCACACCTGCTGCTGACCACCCAGCTGGCACCGGAGCTGCTCAGGGTACATCAGGAACTGATGCTGATTTCCGCCTACTTCGTGCCAGGCCAGCAGGGCCTGGTGTACCTCACCGGGCGCGCCGATGCCGGGGTGGCGGTGAGCCTGCTGACCAACTCGCTGCAGGCCACCGACGTGCCTGCCGTGCATGGCGGCTACGCGCCCTATCGCAAGGCGCTGCTGCAGCACGGCGTGAAGCTGTTCGAGCTGCGCCGTCAGCCCGGCGACCCGTCGTCCAACCATGACCGCTCGCGGCTGTTCGCCAAGCCCTCGCTGCTCACCAGCGGCTCGGACTCCAGCCTGCACAGCAAGGCGATGATCTTCGACCGCCAGAAGATCTTCGTCGGCTCGTTCAACTTCGACCCGCGCTCGGTGCTGTGGAACACCGAGATCGGCATCCTGGTGGACAGCCCGAAACTTGCCGAACAGCTGCGCGAGCTGACCCTGGAAGGCATGTCACCCGAGCGCAGCTACGAAGTACGCCTGCAGGACGGCCAGCTGGTGTGGGTGACCGAAGACAACGGCCAGATCCACACCCTGGACAAGGAACCGGGCGACTGGTGGCGACGCTTCAACGCCTGGATCAGCAAGGCCGTGGGTCTGGAAAAGATGCTCTAA